The Pongo pygmaeus isolate AG05252 chromosome 20, NHGRI_mPonPyg2-v2.0_pri, whole genome shotgun sequence sequence ttttgcttctgTAGGTCTGTGCATAACGTCACTTCCTCCAAGGCCCTTCCTTCCCTGACCCCTGTGGAAACAAgctcttcctgtctctctctctcatcatttttttttttttaatttgtagcaTTCATCACTACCTGACATTACATATTGATGTGCTTACTGTCCATTTCTCCCAGACTGAacttcatgagggcagggatttgtCTCCTGTTCACTGCCATGTTCCTAGAACCCAGAGGAGTGCCTGATGCAAAGGAGGTGCTCATACACATGTTTTGAGTGAATCATCTAGTCCTTGCCCTCCAGCCCAAGTTTGGGTGGCCACACAGTGAGGACAGGACTGAGAAGCAGGGGTTTGCGAGAATACTAAGCCCTGGGTTGGGTGGTGGGAGGAGAGAATTGAGAAGCCTTCTAGGAGGACCCTGGAGGATCTGAGCAGGGTGATGGGAAGAAGGGGCATTTCTGACAAGAAGCCAGCCCAGCAAGTCCTGGAGGTGGGACTGAGAGCACCATCTCCCCGGGAAGTTTGAGATTCTCACAACCTCCCCGTACCTGTACAGGACAGCAACCCTGAAACCTAGCGCCCCCTGGTGGTCAGACAGTAACATGAACGACCAAGTCCAAGTGGTcaccatttattaagcacctcaACTTCTTTGATCTTCCATTTCCTCCCAATGGCGCCTTgatgcggggggggggggggggggcgggggggaaggGGGCTGATTACATTTGCAGAGGAGAAATGGGAGATGAAAGAGGCTAAGTCACCGACAGGCTCACACAACCCTGCCTCCAGAGTCCAAGGTTTGGGGAGCCCATCCAACCCCTCCTCACCCATCACAGAGATACCAGGAGAGATTCGAGAGGGGATGGGTGGGGGAGGGCCAATTCCACAACCTGCGATATTCGAGAGCTTTGGAGGGAGCCCTCGGTGTGACCCCTTCCGACTGGGTGTCTTAGGGCCATTTTACCACTTCAGGCTACAGCCAGTGAGGCCGTGGTGGAGACGAAATGAGGGTGCAGTGCACGCTGCACACGAAGCGCTGGAAGGGAGGCATTGTGACGGCGGCTGTGAATGGCGTGTGTCCATCAAGTCATGTCACTCCGCTTACCCCACTGCGGGCAAACAAGAAACATCAGGAATCTGGTGCTCAAGGAGGGTCAGGACCATGCTGAGCGCACCCAGAACCAGCAGAGGCACTGGGCAGGAGGTCCCCAACCAACCCCCACTCGCTCAGGAATCACAAGGTGTTCAGCCCCATCCTCCCTGAGACCCAGAAGTCCACGACCCCAGGCCCTCCTTCCTCAGCCACAGATGTCTAGGGTCCCCAGTCCCACTTCTAGGCCTAGTCCTGGCCCTCTCCTCTCTCAGACCTAGGATGgccccccagccccctcctccctctgagCCAGAAGCCCAGTTCGAGACCCTTCTTCCCTGAGACCTCGAAGTCTGGGGTCCCAGCTTCTTCAGGGTTTCAGGTCAGTGGGCCCCCGTCTCCTTCCCAACCCCACATGGAAGGCCAGGTAAGGTAACGGGTTTATTCACAGTGTCATTTACAGGCAGCCCCTACCCCGGGGCATCAGATCCCGGCGGGAGGCCCGAAGTCGCTAGAAGGTGGGGACGGCCTTGGAGGCAGGGGGCCGGACCGGATCCCCGGGCGTCCCCGGCGTCGCCTCCTCGTCCAGACCCCGGCGGCCCTTGCCGATGGCCAGGCGGGGCCGGCCGCGGTTCAGGCCGTCCAGGAGCGCGCAGGCCTGGCAGAGCGTGCGGCTGGCCAGCGCCCCACAGCGGGAGCAGGCGCCGGGGCGCGGGGGCCGCGCGGCCGGGGCCAGCGCCAGGCGCTCGGCCGAGTGCACGAGGTCCAGCACCGCCGACGGCCGCGCAGCCTCCAGGCGCTTGAGCAGGTCCCGGGCGTGGCCGCGGAAGGCCTGGGGCGCGTAGACGCACTCCTCGGAGAAGTAGTCGAGGCGGCGGAAGTGCGCGTACAGCACCACCTCCTTCTGCGACGCGAACTGCAGCGGGCGGCAGCGCGGCAGGGCGCCCCCCTCGCCCGGAGAGCCCAGGCCCCCGCCCCGGGCCAGCCGCCCCGCGTCGCCCCGCAGAAAGTTCATGAGCACGGTCTCCGCCATGTCGTCGGCGTTGTGACCTGGTGGGGAGAGAAGGGAGCGGGTGAGGTGGGGCGCGGAGGGCGCTGCTGGCCAGGGAGCCCCCCGGGGAACCGAGGGTCCACCAGGACTCAGAGAGAGACTGGGAGGGGAGACCCACGGAGACCCAGGGCACAGTGGGGCCGCCAGGACCCAGAGAGAGACGGCGACGGGGAGAGCAAGCCATGGAGACAGACCCCCAAACATGGTGCGACAGCCAGAATACAGAGACAGGGAGGGGGAGACAGAGCCATGGAGACCCCTTGGGCACTGTGGGCAACCAGGGCCCAGAGAGAGACGGGGAGGGGAAGAGCGAGCCATGGAGACCCTCCGGGAACCGTGAAGCAGCCAGGTGCAGGCTGGAGGTggacacaacaaaaaatcaaagagaaacaTAAGCCCCCCTGGCGCAACTTGGGGGTGCCTTCATGTACCACCCGCCTACTGCATAGCGGACCCTTGTGCTAGTTGCCCTTTCATATAGGGAGTAAAAGTGCATTATGCTGCTAATAACCTTATCAGCCTCAGTTAAAACCGTAATTCAAACTGTCCACAAAAATCAGAATGGCATTTAAGGCATTTAACCGAGATTCTCAGGAGAGCTGGTGGGGTAGGCAGGCTGCTCTCTCCCCCACCGCCTAGGGAATCCATGGCCTAATTCTGGGAACCTGTTAATATGTTTGGTTGTAgggcaaaggggaattaaggttgcaaGTTGAATTGGGGctgctaatcagctgactttaCAATAGGGACAGAATGGTGCGTTATCCAGGTGCGCTCAAGTTAATCACAAAGACCATTAGAGTGGAGGACGGAGGCAGAAAAGGGAGAGATAGGACCATGGAGACCTTTGAACATAGTGGGCAGCCAGGAcccagagagagatggggagggggagCCTGAGCCATGGAGCCCCTCTGGCACCGTAGGACAGCCAGGACCCAGAGACTGGGAGAGGGAGATGGGGCCATGGAGCCCCCCTGGGCACTGTGGTACAGCCAGGTGGTGGCTGGAGGTGGACACAGCAGGAATCGAGAGGGGAACACACACAAGCTCCCTGGGGAACTTGGGGATACCTCATTTGCCACCCGCCTACTGCATATGGGGGGTGTCAGGGCAGCGGCAAAGTTAGAGTGATGCAACGGTGTAGGACTCAACCTGCCATCCttggctttgaaaatggaggaagagccgggcacagtggctcatgcctgtgatcccagcactttaggaggccaaggtgggagaatcacctgaggccatgagttcgagaccagcctggccaacatggcgaaacccccatctctactaaaaatacaaaaattagcaggtcatggtggcaggcacctgtaaccccagctgaggcatgagaatctcttgaacctgggaggcagaggttgcagtgagccgagatcgctccaactgcactccagcctgggctccacagcaagactctgtctcaaaagaaaaaaaaagaaaagaaaatggaggaagggACCATCAGCCAGGAATTTGGGCAGCCTccggaagctggaaaaggcaaggaaatggaccCCCTTGCCCCAGAGCCTCCAGGAGAAACGCAGCATTGttgacactttgattttagcccGGTGAGACTTCCCAGACTTCTATCTACAGAACTACAagataataaatctgtgttgtttaaAGCTGTGAAATTtgaagtaatttgttacagcagccagagAAAACAAATGGTTCTTGACACAGAGCCTCTGACAACACAGACTgtagttttttttcattttgttttagtgtgtgtgtgcgtgtgtgtgtgtgtgtgtttgagacagggtctcactttagtgcccaggctggaggacagtggcacgatctcagctcactgcaacctccgtctccagggcttaagtgatccccctgcctcagcctccagagtagctgggaccacaggtgtgtgccaccacgcccagctaatttttgtatttctgtacagacgcagtttctccatgttagccaggctggtcttgaactcctctgagctcaagtgatccacctgcctcggcctcccaaagtggctgggattactggcatgtgtcACCACCCCTGTAATCACTGCAGTGTTTTTGTGTTATCTTTGTTTAGAAGTAACAGTGAGAAATATTTACGCACCGGTCACCATGAAATTGAAGCTCAACTTGTTCTGTGTCTTGTCAAGTTATACTTGAGTCTgtatcagtggttctcaatctgGGATGAGTctgcccttcttccctcccctagAGACATTTGGCAATGGCTGGAGACATTTCTGTTTgtcaggttgggggtggggcactACTATTAAatagcatctagtgggtagaggccagggatgctgctaaaatcCTATAACGCAGAGGACAGCTCCCTAACAACAAACTATCTGGCCCCACATATCAATAGGGCTGAAGTTGAGAGGCCCTGGTCTATATGCTAAAAACCCTCCAAGAACTTGGCTCTAATTGTGTTTGTAGTAATGGTTACCTTCCAGAGACCTGCCAAGCCCTGTGACCTTGAGATCGGGCACGTTTGCTACTGCAAACGACATCTGGTTGAATGTTTATTGACTTAAAGTTGTAAACCACATTAATAGGGGAGACTGGATTTGCTCCACACCTTGTCATTCCAAACCCACTTAAGAGCTCCCAGTTTTGTaataattattacaattattatacTACGCCTTTGAAAATGGAGTGTATAAACAAAGGGTAGAAATCACCTTGCAAGTCAGGGATTTTTCTGGAAGGCTTCATTACTTTTAGAAGTAGAATTAATAAGTGATTCTATCAAATTAACTTTAAAACCCGAGGCagcctctcattcttttttttttttttttccccagctggaatcttgctctgtcacccaggctggagtgcagtggcgtcatctcgactcactgcaacctccgcctcccgggttcaagcaattctcctgcctcagcctcccgagtagctgggattacaggcgctcaccatcacactcagctaatttttgtattcttagtagagacggggtttcaccatgttgtcaggctggcctcgaactcttgaccttgtgatccgcctgcctcagcctcccaaagtgctgggattacaggcgagagccactgtgcccggccgaagCCTTTCGTTCTTTCCATACGCTGTCTGCTCTTGTATGGAAAGGATTATTCTTCCCATTTTCAATCACAGAGATCTAGGGATTTCTCCAAAGTTACTCAGTAAGGAAAGGGCCACACCAGTGAATGAAGCTCAGTAAGCCTTCCCCAGAGCCAGTGGCCCTACCTAGCATGGTGGCAGATGACAGACTCAGAACTACTTTTGCCTTCATATGCTTTGAGTGTGCTGATCGTCTCcaaccatcatctctcacctccaTCACCGCAGCTGGCTTCCCACTGACTGGTCTCCTTGGCTTTGTCCCTGCCCCTCCAACCCAGGTTCCTCACCATGGCCTGGGTGAGCTTTTCAAAGTGAAACTCTCTTCATGTCACTTTTACTGGTTCCACCACAGCCTACAGGGTAAGGCCTGACCTCTTCCAGCTCTCCAGCCTCCCCTGCCCTTGCTTTCtgggctccagccacactggactTCTTGGGGTAGCCCAAATTGGCTTTTCGCAGGCCAATAACCTCTCCCCAGTTCTTACCCCCTTTACCTCTTCACTGTGAGCCTTCAGATTTCAAAACAGTTCCTTGACCCCACTCCTTCCATGTCATAGGGTTCTCTGTGTGTACACATAGTCCATAACATGTCCATACATGGTCAATAACATGTATAATGTTTCTCATTTTGTACCTGATAACCATGCAAAGGTAGGAACTTGTGCATAACTGTATTCTCAGCCCTAGCCTGACAACGATGATGATAATAGCATGTATAAAATGTGTAATCTATATTATATCATACAGGTTATGTAACATAACTATAATATAGATAACGTTATACTTCTACTGACTCATCTAATTGTCATAACAAGTTTATGAGCTGGGTACCATTCATAGTCCTGTTTTAGGGATGGGGTGAAACAGAAGTACAGAGTGGTTAAGAACTTTGGTATGGCCACAGTTGGGATCCGGCATATAGCAGAAACTTAGCATCTGTTTGTTGAAGGAATGgatgaaaaagagagaataaaaaagttatcttccagcactttgggaggccgaggtgggtggatcacgaggtcagaagatcgagactctcctggctaacatggtgaaaccccgtctctactaaaaatacaaaaaattagctgggcatggtggcagacgcctgtagccccaactactcgggaggctgagccaggagaacagcgtgaatccgggaggcagagcttacagtgagccgagatcgcgccactgcactccagcctgggagacagagcgagactccgtctcaaaaaaaaaaaaaaagttatcaaagAGGAGAGGCCAACCAAGAAAAGGAATTAAGAGATGGAGATACTTTTTAGAGAAAGAACTGGATTCTGAAAGGTGGACCATAAGAGATCAtagaaacacttaaaaataagtaaagaacCAGAGATCTAATCTCCAGAGATTTTCACCTCCCACCCCTTTGGCAATCTGTGGAGACCAAGACGGTGGCCAAGACCCAAAAACCTTTGCGATCACTGCCTGGCCCCTCTGTCTCCCCAGCGTCTTGAACCTTGAAAGGGCCCCAGCCCCAAACTGGAGCATGCGCACTTCACATCTCCGTACAGGGATCCTCCAGTTAAGCCACCAGGGTCTCCTCGCCGGCTTCTGGAGCGTGCGCCTGAGTCCCCTTTCAGGTCCCGCCTCCTCGCC is a genomic window containing:
- the CTU1 gene encoding cytoplasmic tRNA 2-thiolation protein 1, translated to MPAPPCASCHAARAALRRPRSGQALCGACFCAAFEAEVLHTVLAGRLLPPGAVVAVGASGGKDSTVLAHVLRALAPRLGISLQLVAVDEGIGGYRDAALAAVRRQAARWELPLTVVAYEDLFGGWTMDAVARSTAGSGRSRSCCTFCGVLRRRALEEGARRVGATHIVTGHNADDMAETVLMNFLRGDAGRLARGGGLGSPGEGGALPRCRPLQFASQKEVVLYAHFRRLDYFSEECVYAPQAFRGHARDLLKRLEAARPSAVLDLVHSAERLALAPAARPPRPGACSRCGALASRTLCQACALLDGLNRGRPRLAIGKGRRGLDEEATPGTPGDPVRPPASKAVPTF